The window ATTGGGTTCGATTATTTTCTGCGGTATTGCCGGTGTGCTGATAGAGCGCATAGCGTACCACAGGCTTCTTGTTCGAGATGCACCCAGAATTTCTCTGCTGATTACCGCTATTGGCGTCAGCATCTTTTTACAGAATCTTTTCCAGCTGCTGTTTGGCTCCGATGCGAAATCTATGCCCAGAATGTTCACCTTCAGCCCGCTTCAAATTGGCAGTCTGCAAATTACCTCATCCACTATCTTGAACATAGTGGTTTCTGTTGTGATGATGGCCTGCCTGCAGCTTATGGTCAGCAAAATGAAAATCGGCAAGGCGATGCGCGCAACTTCAGAGGATGCGGGCGCTGCCAAACTGATGGGCATCAACACCAATACAACAATTGCCTTTACATTCGGCATCGGCTCGGCGCTGGCTTCTGTGGGCGCGGTGCTTTACTGCAATACTTATCCACAGATTAAACCGATTATGGGCGGTATGCTGGGCCTTAAGGCATTTGTCGCCGCCGTGCTCGGCGGTATCGGCAGTATTCCCGGCGCCATGCTGGGCGGCTATTTGCTGGGTGTCGCCGAAAGCCTGACCAATGCCTATATCAGCAGCAACCTGACAGATGCGGTTGTTTTCGGAATACTGATTATTGTTCTGCTGGTAAAGCCCACGGGCTTGCTTGGCAAAAATACAAGGGAGAAGGTGTAACAAGTGTTAGGTATATCAAGAAAGAAAAAGATCTCTTATATTGTAAATCTGGCAATTGTTATTCTCCTCTATTTCCTTTTTTCCACACTGATTCGTCAGGGAATCGTCAACAGCTATTATTCGGACATCATGAACATGATGTGTATTAATATTATTATGGCTGTCAGCCTGAACCTTGTGACCGGTTTACTGGGTCAGCTGGTACTGGGCCATGCGGGTTTCATGCTTGTCGGCGCCTATGCCGCAGCACTGTTTACCATCCACTCCGGTTTGCCGCTCACGATTTCATTCCCGATCGCACTGGTGATCGGCGGTCTGGTAGCGGCGGTTTTCGGGGTCGTCATTGGGGTGCCCGCCCTGCGCCTTAGGGGCGATTATCTTGCGATTATTACTTTGGGTTTCGGTGAAATCATACGTGTTATTGCCAACAACCTTACCATCACAAACGGCGCGAAAGGCCTTTATGGCATAGATTCCTTGAATTCACGCCATAATCTCACGGCGATGTTCACCTATGTGTTCTTTATCGCTGTTTTGGCGATCTTCATCAGTTTCACTTTTGGAACTTCACGGCATGGACGTGCCGTCATTGCCATTCGCGAAGACGAAATTGCCGCCGAGGCTTCCGGTATCAACACAACCTACTACAAGCTGCTTGCATTTATTCTGGCGGCGTTTATTGCCGGTGTGGCCGGTGGTCTTTACGCACACCAGATCGGTCTGATTGACCCCTCTAAATTTGACTTTAACCGTTCGGTGGAAATACTTGTTATGGTTGTCTTGGGCGGCATGGGCTCGATTACGGGCTCGATTATTTCCGCGGGTGTGCTTACAATTCTGCCAGAGGCACTGCGCGGGTTTTCCAGCTACCGCATGCTGCTTTACTCCCTCGTACTGATCTGCGTAATGCTGTTCCGCCCGACCGGACTGCTTGGGCGCAGCGAATTTTCACTTGTCAGAACCGCCGAAAGAATAAAGCGTGCTGTAAGCGAAAAAAAGAAAAACACCGCTTCAAAGAAGGAGGGCTAATCAATGTCTGTGCTTGAAACGAAAAATCTTGGCATTGCTTTTGGCGGCCTTCAGGCCCTTGAGGATGTGCATTTTGCAATAGATGAAGGAGAAATCATTGGTTTGATTGGGCCGAACGGCGCGGGAAAGACCACGGTTTTCAACCTGCTGACCGATGTTTATATGCCGACGCAGGGTGTCATTGAACTTGACGGAAACAATATTGTCGGTAAAAAGACTTACCAAATCACTCAAAACGGTATTGCAAGGACCTTTCAGAATATTCGTTTATTTAAGGATATTTCCGTTATTGACAACGTTAAAGTTGCAATGGACAGCCAAATGAAATATTCCGTAGTGGCCGGCATGTTCCGTCTTCCTTCCTACCGCAAGGAAGAAAAGGCGGTTTCCAAACGCGCGCACGAGCTTTTAAAAGTTTTCAATCTTGACGACCATGCGCATGATTCAGCAAAAAATCTCCCTTATGGCCAGCAGCGCAAGCTGGAAATAGCCCGTGCGCTTGCGACCAACCCGAAGGTTCTTCTCCTTGATGAACCGGCGGCCGGAATGAACCCGACCGAAACCATGGAATTAATGGAAACCATCATGCTGATTCGTGACAAATTTAAGGTCGCGATTTTGCTGATTGAGCACGATATGAACTTTGTTATGGGCATCTGCGAACATATTGTAGTTTTGGATTATGGCAGGATTATCGCAGAAGGTACCGCAGAAAAAGTACGCAGCGACCCAAAGGTTATCGCCGCGTATCTTGGAGGTGAGTAATATGGGTGTAATGCTGTCAGTGAAAAATCTGGATGTTTATTATGGCTCGATCCATGCCATTAAAAATATTTCCTTTGACGTGCAGGAGGGAGAAATCGTTACCCTGATCGGCGCTAACGGTGCCGGAAAAACCACGACTCTCCATTCTATTTCCGGGCTTGTCAAGCCGAGAAGCGGAGAGATTACTTTTATAGAAAATAATCTGCGCACGACAGAGGCCCATAAGATTATCAAGCTCGGGCTGGCACAGGTTCCCGAAGGAAGACGCATTTTTTCCAAAATGACCGTGCTGGAAAATTTGGAAATGGGCGCATATATCCGCAATGACGGTGATGCGATTGAAGACGATTTTGAAAAGCTGTTCGAGCGTCTGCCGCGCCTGAAAGAACGCCGCAAGCAGATTGCAGGAACGCTCAGCGGTGGGGAGCAGCAAATGCTCGCGATTGGACGCGCACTCATGTGTAATCCGAAAATGCTGCTGCTGGACGAACCGTCCATGGGACTTTCACCATTACTGGTTACCGAGATTTTCAATATTATCCGTGATGTCAATCAGTCTGGCGTTACCGTTTTACTGGTTGAACAAAATGCTAAAAAGGCACTTGAAATTGCCAACCGCGCTTACGTTCTTGAAACAGGGATGATTGCGATGGAGGGTGACGCAGACGAACTTGCTAATAATGAAAAGGTCCGCAAGGCTTATCTGGGCGGCTGATGCTTTATAAAAAAGGCGGGAGCTTTTGCTTCCGTCTTTTTATCTATTGATCGTTGTGAGTGAGGTAGTTGGATAGTACCAGGCCAGAATCTGCTTGTAGGTTGAACCCTGCGAAGCCATGTAATCTGCGCCCACCTGGCTCATGCCAACGCCATGCCCATAACCCTTTACAACAAATGTAAAGACATTATCCTTGCAGCTGACGGTAAAATTCGCTGACCGAAGCCCAAAAGCGCTGCGCGCATCGTTTCCGGTTATGGAGGCACCGCCGATTTCAATACTTTTTACGGAGCCGGCGGCGGTACGGCTTACGACACCGATCCATTTTGCCGCATCCGTCCCAAGGCTTGCCTTCGGCGCAGCTTTAAGAGCTGCCGTTTTGAATTGATCGGCGCTGAGCGTAACGGTGGTTTGATATCCGCCGGAGAAAACATCGCCGGGACTAGCAACCGAGACAAGATAGGTGCGCTTTCCTCCCCATATGTCTTCGGAGGTTTCCGTATTGCCGGAGGAAATGGCATAGTAGGTTGCGTCGGCAAGATCACCGTCGCTTTTGAGTACCTGTCCGTATACGGCGTTTACGACCTGAGTGAGCTTATTATAGTAATCATCGAATTTGCTGCCCCAGCGTTCCTGCATCTGTGCTTTCGTGACGTATATCTGCCAGCCCTGCGTGTCCGCGGAGAAATCGGCTCCTTTCAGCGAAGCCGTAGGTTTGACTTTTTCCTGCTCACGCAGACGGCTGTAATAGGTATACGCGGCAACGCCCTGCGCCTTCAGTGCTTCCGGCTGGGAGTCCGGAGACATTTCGGTGGCTATGGCGCCATAGAGAAAGCTGCGGTCGTCTGCGGCGATTACTTGGTTGCTTTTTGTATCGAGTATTTTAAACTGTGCCGAATTCTGTACAGTGGGCGGGGCGCTTTGCGGCGGCTGTGACGATGATTGCAGCTGCGATTGCAGATATGACTGTGGCTGTGATTGAGACTGCGGCTGCTGAGATTGAGACTGTGCGGCAGACGAGGAATCCGCCCTGCTCAACTTGTCTGTCTTGTCCGGAATTTTTGCGCCCAATGACAAAAACGGAATCAGAAACATAATAAAAAAAAGCAGAAGTCCCAATATGGTTTTGCCTTTCATTTTAAACCACCATTTCTCCGTGCGGTACAAAATTTTGTGAATAAGCGACCTGATTTTGCACGGGAAATACCGGTGGCTTATTCTGGTTTATGCAATTTTATTTCCGGTTGGTTGTTTTTGGCTGATCTGTTTTCTGAACATGAAAGCTCCTGTCTTACATTTTACATGAGCATATTAGAAATTATTCATAAATTTATAAATATATTTCACTTACACTGTAATATGACAAAAAAATGAAATTTTTAATAGATTTTGTTGCATAATCAGTAATTTTGCAAGGGGTTGATTACTTGACTTTGACTACTCGGTGATATATATTATAGGTTAGAGTATTTATAGGGGATATTGACACTGCCGTCGGTTCTTTCACGCGGAACAGGATGGCTTCTTTTTGAATTTGCGTGGAGAAATGGTGTGCTTATATGGCAGAAATTATACTTGAGCAGGACAATCCGGGCCTTAAAAGCCTGTGTAACGAGTTTAGAGCGAATAATAAGATTCCACCCGAGAAATTTGAGCTGTATCAGGTAAAACGGGGCCTGCGCAACCCGGATGGCACGGGTGTGATGGCAGGTCTTACCACAATCTGTAATGTACATGGTTATCTGATTGCGGACGGGGACCGCATCCCGGACGAAGGCAAGCTGACTTACCGAGGAATCGATGTCAATGACATAATTGAAGGATGCATAGCAGAAGACCGTTTTGGATTTGAAGAAGTTGCGTGGCTTCTGCTTTTCGGCGAACTGCCGAATGCAGAACAGCTTCAGACATTTTGCAAAACACTCAACAGCTACCGCGAACTTCCGGAGTATTTTGCGGAAGATATGATTATCAAAGCACCGTCCAAGAATATTATGAACAAGCTTGCGCGCTCCGTGCTGGCCTTGTATTCGTATGACGACAACCCGGACGACACCTCGCTTCAAAACAACATGCGCCAGGCGATCCAGCTGATTGCGCGTATGCCTACCATTATGACGTATGCCTATCAGGTAAAGCGCCGTCATTTTGACAAACAAAGCATGTATTTTCATCCGATTGATCCTTCCCATTACACGGCACAGGCTATTTTAAACGCGATTCGCCCGGACCGTGTGTTCACCGATGAGGAAGCGAAGCTGCTTGACCTCTGCCTGATTCTCCACGCGGAGCATGGCGGCGGCAACAACTCCACATTTACCGCGCGCGTTCTTTCTTCTACCGGGACGGATATTTATTCTGCTATTTCGGCCGCAATCGGTTCCCTGAAGGGCCCTAAACATGGTGGCGCCAACCACAGGGTCATGATGATGATGGACAACATCATGGAAAACGTGCATAATTGGGAAGATGAAACAGAATTAGGGAACTACCTTGAAAAAATAGTGCGCGGAGAGGCCGCAGATCATTCCGGCCTGATCTATGGCATGGGGCACGCGGTATATACGCTGTCCGACCCGCGGGCAGTCATTTTAAAGACGAAAGCCAGAAAGATGGCCGAAGAGCGGGATATGCTCAAGAAATTCGAACTTTTTGAACGGGTCGAAAAACTGTCGCCAAATGCGTTTGCAAAGGTAAAGGGAGAAATGAAGGTTATTTCAGCCAACGTCGATTTTTATTCCGGCCTTATTTATGAGATGCTCGGCATTCCAAGTGACCTGTACACTCCGCTTTTTGCTATTTCGCGCATTTCTGGCTGGTGCGCCCACCGTATTGAGGAAATGGAAACCTGCGGCAGAATCATGCGGCCGGCTTATCGTTCCCTGTCCAAAAGCGAACCTTACATACCACTTGAAAAAAGAAATGCGAAGTAATTTTGGAAGGACGAAATGTCATGAATATTAAAAGTGCATGGATTGTGTTTGTAGTTACGCTGCTGATTACGCTGCCGACCAGAATTTATCAGGTACTGTTTCTGGTAGATCAGGACACCGGTTTTTACACCGATGGAATTAGAACGACCGCGTTTGTTTCCGTTGGCCTTGCTGTGGGGGTTCTTTTGCTGATTATCATGTGTTTTATGGATAAAAGCACAAAGGTGAGATACAGTCCGATTCGAAGCGTTCCGGCGGCGGTTATCGGTGCTTTGGCGGGACTTGGAATCATCCTTCAGTATGCCGTCGGCATATTTACTTTTGATGAATCTCAAAATCTGATCCCTTCCATAATCTTGTCGCTGATTGG of the uncultured Caproiciproducens sp. genome contains:
- a CDS encoding branched-chain amino acid ABC transporter permease; translated protein: MDFFSQIINGLGIGSIYALVALGYSMVYGIVQLINFAHGDIIMVGAYFVFVILVTMNLPLWLAVLGSIIFCGIAGVLIERIAYHRLLVRDAPRISLLITAIGVSIFLQNLFQLLFGSDAKSMPRMFTFSPLQIGSLQITSSTILNIVVSVVMMACLQLMVSKMKIGKAMRATSEDAGAAKLMGINTNTTIAFTFGIGSALASVGAVLYCNTYPQIKPIMGGMLGLKAFVAAVLGGIGSIPGAMLGGYLLGVAESLTNAYISSNLTDAVVFGILIIVLLVKPTGLLGKNTREKV
- a CDS encoding branched-chain amino acid ABC transporter permease — protein: MLGISRKKKISYIVNLAIVILLYFLFSTLIRQGIVNSYYSDIMNMMCINIIMAVSLNLVTGLLGQLVLGHAGFMLVGAYAAALFTIHSGLPLTISFPIALVIGGLVAAVFGVVIGVPALRLRGDYLAIITLGFGEIIRVIANNLTITNGAKGLYGIDSLNSRHNLTAMFTYVFFIAVLAIFISFTFGTSRHGRAVIAIREDEIAAEASGINTTYYKLLAFILAAFIAGVAGGLYAHQIGLIDPSKFDFNRSVEILVMVVLGGMGSITGSIISAGVLTILPEALRGFSSYRMLLYSLVLICVMLFRPTGLLGRSEFSLVRTAERIKRAVSEKKKNTASKKEG
- a CDS encoding ABC transporter ATP-binding protein, with protein sequence MSVLETKNLGIAFGGLQALEDVHFAIDEGEIIGLIGPNGAGKTTVFNLLTDVYMPTQGVIELDGNNIVGKKTYQITQNGIARTFQNIRLFKDISVIDNVKVAMDSQMKYSVVAGMFRLPSYRKEEKAVSKRAHELLKVFNLDDHAHDSAKNLPYGQQRKLEIARALATNPKVLLLDEPAAGMNPTETMELMETIMLIRDKFKVAILLIEHDMNFVMGICEHIVVLDYGRIIAEGTAEKVRSDPKVIAAYLGGE
- a CDS encoding ABC transporter ATP-binding protein, whose product is MGVMLSVKNLDVYYGSIHAIKNISFDVQEGEIVTLIGANGAGKTTTLHSISGLVKPRSGEITFIENNLRTTEAHKIIKLGLAQVPEGRRIFSKMTVLENLEMGAYIRNDGDAIEDDFEKLFERLPRLKERRKQIAGTLSGGEQQMLAIGRALMCNPKMLLLDEPSMGLSPLLVTEIFNIIRDVNQSGVTVLLVEQNAKKALEIANRAYVLETGMIAMEGDADELANNEKVRKAYLGG
- the spoIID gene encoding stage II sporulation protein D; translation: MKGKTILGLLLFFIMFLIPFLSLGAKIPDKTDKLSRADSSSAAQSQSQQPQSQSQPQSYLQSQLQSSSQPPQSAPPTVQNSAQFKILDTKSNQVIAADDRSFLYGAIATEMSPDSQPEALKAQGVAAYTYYSRLREQEKVKPTASLKGADFSADTQGWQIYVTKAQMQERWGSKFDDYYNKLTQVVNAVYGQVLKSDGDLADATYYAISSGNTETSEDIWGGKRTYLVSVASPGDVFSGGYQTTVTLSADQFKTAALKAAPKASLGTDAAKWIGVVSRTAAGSVKSIEIGGASITGNDARSAFGLRSANFTVSCKDNVFTFVVKGYGHGVGMSQVGADYMASQGSTYKQILAWYYPTTSLTTINR
- a CDS encoding citrate/2-methylcitrate synthase gives rise to the protein MAEIILEQDNPGLKSLCNEFRANNKIPPEKFELYQVKRGLRNPDGTGVMAGLTTICNVHGYLIADGDRIPDEGKLTYRGIDVNDIIEGCIAEDRFGFEEVAWLLLFGELPNAEQLQTFCKTLNSYRELPEYFAEDMIIKAPSKNIMNKLARSVLALYSYDDNPDDTSLQNNMRQAIQLIARMPTIMTYAYQVKRRHFDKQSMYFHPIDPSHYTAQAILNAIRPDRVFTDEEAKLLDLCLILHAEHGGGNNSTFTARVLSSTGTDIYSAISAAIGSLKGPKHGGANHRVMMMMDNIMENVHNWEDETELGNYLEKIVRGEAADHSGLIYGMGHAVYTLSDPRAVILKTKARKMAEERDMLKKFELFERVEKLSPNAFAKVKGEMKVISANVDFYSGLIYEMLGIPSDLYTPLFAISRISGWCAHRIEEMETCGRIMRPAYRSLSKSEPYIPLEKRNAK